In bacterium, one DNA window encodes the following:
- a CDS encoding phosphoglycerate dehydrogenase, giving the protein MSKGIVWITTTWVRHMEDPMKWLRPLEEEAGLEVRLDSQGRDLTEAEVRAGLPGVVVAIPSNDPYNERTLPAGDSLKIIARTGVGVNSIDLKAATAHGVLVTNAVGKNANSVAEHTFGLMLGAARRIPELDRKVREGLWGEVRRPCASLIGRTIGILGLGNVGKQVARRAAAFGMNIIAYDPVRDERFAAEVGVFFRTLEEVLETADFICCHLPLLPETEGLIGKKLISRMKPTAYLINCARGPIVNLDDLADALARGAIRGAALDVFPEEPPDVKHPIFALENVTLAPHTGGIGEDACENCLRHSVQCVLDYLGGRVPADVVNPEVLNSSKN; this is encoded by the coding sequence TTGTCCAAGGGCATCGTATGGATCACCACCACCTGGGTCCGCCACATGGAGGACCCGATGAAATGGCTGCGGCCGCTCGAGGAGGAAGCCGGTCTGGAAGTCCGCCTCGACTCCCAGGGAAGGGACCTGACGGAGGCGGAGGTCCGGGCGGGACTGCCGGGCGTCGTCGTCGCCATCCCGAGCAACGACCCCTACAACGAGCGAACCCTGCCGGCCGGCGATAGCCTGAAGATAATCGCCCGCACCGGCGTCGGGGTGAACAGCATCGATCTGAAAGCCGCGACGGCCCACGGCGTTCTCGTCACGAACGCTGTCGGGAAGAACGCGAACTCCGTCGCGGAGCACACCTTCGGCCTCATGCTGGGGGCGGCCCGGCGCATCCCCGAGCTGGACCGCAAGGTGCGCGAGGGCCTGTGGGGGGAGGTTCGCCGGCCGTGCGCCTCCCTCATCGGCAGGACGATCGGGATACTCGGTCTCGGCAACGTGGGCAAGCAGGTGGCCCGGCGCGCCGCCGCCTTCGGGATGAACATCATCGCCTACGACCCGGTCCGCGACGAGCGGTTCGCCGCCGAGGTGGGCGTCTTTTTCCGCACACTGGAAGAAGTCCTGGAAACGGCGGATTTCATCTGCTGCCATCTTCCCCTTCTCCCGGAAACCGAGGGGCTGATCGGGAAAAAGCTGATCTCCCGGATGAAGCCCACCGCCTACCTCATCAATTGCGCCCGCGGGCCCATCGTGAACCTGGACGATCTGGCGGATGCGCTTGCGCGCGGCGCCATCCGCGGGGCGGCGCTGGATGTTTTCCCCGAGGAGCCGCCCGACGTGAAGCACCCGATCTTCGCGCTCGAGAACGTTACGCTCGCCCCCCATACGGGCGGCATCGGGGAGGATGCCTGCGAAAATTGCCTTCGTCATTCCGTGCAATGCGTGCTGGATTATCTTGGGGGGCGCGTCCCGGCGGACGTGGTCAACCCGGAAGTTTTAAACTCCAGTAAAAATT
- the argH gene encoding argininosuccinate lyase: MADAKEMRDRLAAEPSEVWTRTILKPLYEFKLRHWFYPLIAAHQGWAVILHEGGVIPKEDAARIFGALSDLKTAGPAALGEFNPAFEYFYLHVERFLTERAGEEVIGNLNLGRTRPEPLSRMHTRGRLLDTADGIIAFRTTLQEMAARYRDTVMPFYTHLQHAQPTTFGHYLLAIADNLARDFGRLKAAYANVNENTLGCGALAGSALPIDRDRLSALLGFEKTRENTLDSVAGVDHMVDCAAMLANMMQTMSRLAMDIDVWASLEFDMVDFADEFSGTSSLMPQKKNPYVCEYVRARAGHVIGDLTAVLAVAHNTFFQDTEDICIEVLPPTWRAFDTADTALELMGAFLATVTPKPEVMLERAAKGFSTATALADLIHAQRRLSYRTAHRIVGRTVMAAVQAGKTALEVTSEMVDAAARDVTAEPLGLAPEDIRRALDPAHFVQTHKVKGAPASEVMAGMLAEREQTLKGDTAWVAGKRGGLDNAKKTLDDTIRQIIG, translated from the coding sequence ATGGCGGATGCCAAAGAGATGCGGGATCGTCTCGCGGCCGAACCATCGGAGGTCTGGACGCGCACGATCCTAAAGCCGCTTTACGAGTTCAAATTGCGGCACTGGTTCTATCCCCTGATCGCGGCGCACCAGGGCTGGGCGGTGATCCTCCACGAGGGGGGCGTCATCCCGAAGGAGGATGCCGCGCGCATCTTCGGCGCCCTCTCTGATCTGAAAACCGCAGGCCCCGCCGCGCTGGGAGAGTTCAACCCGGCCTTCGAGTACTTCTACCTCCATGTCGAGCGCTTCCTGACCGAGCGCGCGGGCGAGGAGGTGATCGGCAACCTCAATCTCGGCCGCACCCGCCCCGAGCCCCTCTCCCGGATGCACACCCGCGGGCGCCTGCTGGATACCGCCGATGGCATCATTGCGTTCCGCACAACCCTCCAGGAGATGGCGGCGCGCTACCGCGATACGGTGATGCCCTTTTACACCCATCTGCAGCACGCCCAGCCGACGACCTTCGGCCACTACCTGCTGGCGATTGCGGACAATCTGGCGCGGGACTTCGGGCGCCTCAAGGCCGCCTACGCCAACGTCAACGAGAACACCCTCGGCTGCGGCGCCCTGGCGGGCAGCGCCCTGCCCATCGACCGGGATCGCCTGAGCGCCCTTCTCGGCTTCGAGAAAACGCGCGAGAACACTCTCGATTCCGTGGCCGGCGTGGACCACATGGTGGACTGCGCGGCGATGCTGGCGAACATGATGCAGACCATGAGCCGCCTGGCGATGGACATTGATGTCTGGGCCTCGCTGGAGTTCGATATGGTGGATTTCGCGGACGAATTTTCCGGGACGAGCAGCCTCATGCCGCAAAAGAAAAACCCCTACGTGTGCGAGTACGTCCGCGCCCGCGCCGGACATGTCATCGGCGATCTGACCGCCGTCCTCGCGGTTGCCCACAACACCTTCTTTCAGGACACCGAGGACATCTGCATCGAGGTCCTGCCGCCGACCTGGCGGGCCTTCGACACGGCGGACACCGCACTCGAGCTCATGGGGGCGTTTCTGGCGACGGTGACCCCGAAGCCGGAGGTGATGCTCGAGCGCGCGGCCAAAGGCTTTTCCACGGCGACGGCGCTGGCCGACCTCATTCATGCGCAGCGGAGGCTCTCCTACCGGACAGCCCACCGGATCGTGGGGCGCACGGTCATGGCGGCCGTCCAGGCGGGCAAAACCGCGCTCGAGGTCACTTCCGAAATGGTGGACGCCGCCGCGCGCGATGTCACCGCGGAGCCGCTCGGTCTCGCGCCGGAGGACATCCGCCGCGCCCTGGACCCGGCCCATTTCGTCCAGACCCACAAGGTAAAGGGCGCGCCCGCCTCCGAGGTGATGGCCGGGATGCTCGCGGAACGGGAACAGACCCTGAAGGGCGATACGGCGTGGGTCGCCGGAAAACGCGGCGGCCTCGATAACGCAAAGAAAACGCTGGATGACACCATCCGGCAGATCATCGGTTAA
- a CDS encoding succinate dehydrogenase/fumarate reductase iron-sulfur subunit has protein sequence MEKEIRIRIRRGGAAGAAGGPAERYQSYTLRARERMTILDALVAIQAESDPSVAFRYSCRVGMCGTCALEANGRARWACRTLLSELGEEITLEPLPHFPIVRDLAVEMAPFFEKMRRARAWLEPTEAAAAAPAQIPPEGAERRKIEPHIECITCGICYASCTMVGYEPDFLGPAALNRAYTLLCDSRDALGVDRLEELADEHGIWRCHGQFNCTEACPKGISPTDAIQGLKRRALAHAGKTHLPLLFGGGSSSAR, from the coding sequence GCGGAGCGCTACCAGAGCTACACCCTGCGCGCACGGGAGCGGATGACGATTCTCGATGCCCTGGTGGCGATTCAGGCCGAGTCGGACCCTTCGGTCGCGTTCCGCTACTCCTGCCGGGTCGGGATGTGCGGCACCTGCGCCCTCGAGGCCAATGGACGCGCCCGGTGGGCCTGCCGGACCCTCCTCTCGGAGCTGGGTGAGGAGATCACCCTTGAGCCCCTGCCCCATTTCCCCATCGTGCGCGATCTGGCCGTGGAAATGGCCCCTTTTTTCGAGAAGATGCGCCGGGCCCGGGCCTGGCTCGAGCCCACGGAAGCGGCCGCCGCCGCCCCTGCGCAGATTCCGCCGGAGGGCGCCGAGCGCCGGAAAATCGAGCCCCACATCGAGTGCATCACCTGTGGAATCTGCTACGCTTCATGTACCATGGTCGGGTACGAGCCGGACTTTCTGGGGCCGGCCGCCCTGAATCGCGCCTATACGCTTCTCTGCGACAGCCGCGACGCTCTGGGGGTTGATCGGCTGGAAGAGCTCGCGGACGAGCACGGCATTTGGCGCTGTCACGGCCAGTTCAATTGCACCGAGGCATGCCCGAAAGGGATCAGTCCCACCGACGCGATACAGGGACTGAAGCGGCGGGCCCTGGCGCATGCGGGGAAGACACATCTGCCGCTTCTTTTCGGGGGCGGCTCTTCCAGCGCGCGATAA